The Patescibacteria group bacterium genome has a window encoding:
- a CDS encoding glycosyltransferase family 2 protein — protein MKTQPTLSIIIVSYNTQKLLFETLNSIYKFDNKQSQFEVVVIDNASRDGSAKMVAEKFPKVKLIQNSRNLGFGRANNLAAKKSTGKYLFFLNSDTLVQKSALLEIIKFFDQRPKAGVLGPKLLLGNKQIQPFAAGNVLNLKNLIFGKFFDFWTRKLKWRTGLNWRDKFIFNLALPKKQTRVDWVSGAAMAVRKDLFSKLRGFDCKYFMYFEDQDLCLRAKKRGFQVWYLPQTKIIHLGGMSLKTDNKRKKLYYISQAYFIKKHFGIFQYWLWKILSLPIRTR, from the coding sequence GTGAAAACTCAACCTACACTTTCAATAATTATCGTCAGTTATAACACCCAAAAATTACTTTTTGAAACTCTAAATTCAATTTATAAATTTGATAACAAGCAGTCTCAATTTGAGGTGGTTGTGATTGATAATGCTTCTCGAGACGGATCTGCTAAAATGGTGGCGGAAAAATTTCCAAAAGTAAAATTGATTCAAAATTCGCGCAATTTAGGTTTTGGCCGGGCCAATAATCTGGCCGCAAAAAAAAGTACCGGTAAATATTTATTTTTTTTAAATAGCGATACTTTGGTGCAAAAATCGGCATTGTTAGAAATCATTAAATTTTTTGACCAGCGACCAAAAGCTGGGGTTTTGGGACCAAAATTACTTTTGGGCAATAAACAGATTCAACCATTTGCAGCCGGTAATGTTTTAAATTTGAAAAATTTAATTTTCGGGAAATTTTTTGATTTTTGGACTAGAAAATTAAAATGGAGAACCGGTTTAAACTGGCGAGACAAATTTATTTTTAATTTAGCCTTGCCCAAAAAACAAACACGGGTTGATTGGGTGAGCGGGGCGGCGATGGCAGTTCGAAAAGATTTATTTTCGAAATTGAGAGGTTTTGATTGCAAATATTTTATGTATTTTGAAGATCAAGATTTGTGTTTAAGGGCTAAAAAACGCGGTTTTCAAGTTTGGTATCTACCACAAACTAAAATTATTCACTTGGGCGGGATGAGCCTCAAAACTGACAATAAAAGAAAAAAATTATATTATATTAGCCAAGCTTATTTTATTAAAAAACATTTTGGAATATTTCAATATTGGCTTTGGAAAATACTCTCTTTGCCAATCCGAACTCGCTAA
- a CDS encoding tetratricopeptide repeat protein gives MKNRNTLWSILVVAVIALVALIAWYWSQKNEKKSTSSTNLENSVLGNQSSEVAEKEGTTEPASSNSKSINDLIEAAKTAYLAKDYTKAASLYEEALTKEPKNAQAILGLGNTYRDWGEADLAIQQYQNLISIDKHNVTAYLNLAGVYQDQKQAEKAQTILEQGINNNPGNMTLQNSLDILNLEPSAAEGR, from the coding sequence ATGAAGAACAGAAACACTTTATGGTCTATTTTGGTTGTTGCCGTAATCGCGCTGGTGGCGTTAATCGCTTGGTATTGGTCACAAAAAAATGAAAAGAAATCAACTTCATCGACAAATTTAGAAAATTCAGTTTTAGGGAATCAGTCAAGTGAAGTGGCGGAGAAAGAAGGCACCACCGAACCGGCGTCGTCAAATTCTAAATCAATAAATGATTTGATTGAAGCGGCCAAAACTGCTTATCTGGCAAAAGATTATACCAAAGCTGCCAGTTTGTATGAAGAGGCTTTGACCAAGGAACCAAAAAATGCCCAAGCGATTTTAGGTTTGGGCAATACGTATCGTGATTGGGGTGAGGCTGATTTGGCGATTCAACAATACCAAAATTTAATCTCGATTGATAAACATAATGTGACGGCGTATTTGAACTTGGCGGGTGTTTATCAGGATCAAAAGCAAGCTGAAAAAGCCCAAACCATTTTAGAGCAAGGGATTAATAATAACCCTGGAAACATGACTTTACAAAATAGTTTAGATATTTTAAATCTCGAGCCTTCAGCGGCTGAGGGGCGATGA